One genomic segment of Prochlorococcus marinus str. MIT 0919 includes these proteins:
- a CDS encoding sodium-dependent bicarbonate transport family permease: protein METNLVLQNVLAPPVLFFFLGIIAVVVRSDLEIPAPLPKLFSLYLLLAIGFKGGLELEKSGFGGQVLPTVLTAIIMSLTIPLVCFVILRLKFDVFNSAAIASAYGSISAVTFITAESFLESQGIPFDGFMVAALALMESPAIIVGLLLVKLYAPKKRPNAREMKWTAILHESMLNGSVYLLLGSLFIGFLTAAHNPIGVEKMQPFTGKLFYGAECFFLLDMGIVAAQRLPSLKKAGPFLIFFAVIIPLLNAFIGIWVAKALYLGPGNALLFAVLCASASYLAVPAAMRMTVPEAKASYYISTTLGLTFPFNIVIGIPLYMGLVNKIIPSIG, encoded by the coding sequence ATGGAGACAAATTTAGTTCTGCAAAATGTATTAGCACCTCCAGTATTATTTTTCTTTCTGGGGATCATTGCGGTCGTTGTACGTTCAGACCTGGAAATACCTGCTCCCCTTCCAAAACTATTTTCTTTATATTTATTATTAGCTATTGGTTTCAAAGGTGGCTTAGAGCTTGAAAAAAGTGGCTTTGGAGGACAAGTTTTACCAACTGTTCTGACTGCAATAATTATGTCTTTAACAATACCTTTGGTTTGTTTTGTAATCTTAAGATTAAAATTTGATGTCTTTAATTCTGCAGCTATTGCATCTGCTTACGGTTCAATAAGTGCAGTTACCTTTATAACAGCAGAAAGTTTCTTAGAAAGCCAAGGGATTCCCTTTGATGGTTTTATGGTTGCAGCTCTTGCCTTAATGGAGTCCCCAGCGATAATTGTAGGTCTATTGCTTGTCAAATTATATGCACCTAAAAAAAGGCCTAATGCAAGAGAAATGAAGTGGACTGCAATTTTGCATGAATCAATGCTAAATGGATCCGTTTATTTACTTTTAGGAAGTCTTTTTATTGGCTTTTTAACTGCAGCACATAACCCTATCGGTGTTGAAAAAATGCAGCCATTCACAGGTAAATTATTTTATGGAGCGGAATGTTTCTTTTTATTAGATATGGGTATTGTTGCTGCTCAAAGACTTCCTAGCCTAAAAAAAGCAGGTCCATTTTTAATTTTTTTCGCAGTAATTATACCTTTACTCAATGCATTCATAGGTATATGGGTGGCCAAAGCCTTATATCTTGGTCCTGGCAATGCACTTTTATTTGCTGTTCTTTGTGCAAGTGCCTCTTACTTAGCTGTTCCAGCAGCCATGCGAATGACTGTCCCAGAAGCCAAGGCAAGTTATTACATTTCAACGACATTAGGATTAACTTTCCCTTTCAACATAGTTATAGGAATACCTTTATATATGGGATTAGTTAACAAAATTATTCCATCCATAGGATAA
- a CDS encoding SulP family inorganic anion transporter, producing the protein MKLINGFHLNNIRGDILGGITAAVVALPLALAFGNAALGPGGAIYGLYGAVVVGFLAALFGGTPAQVSGPTGPMSVTVAGVVASLAAVGVPRDLSAEQILPLVMAAVVIGGFFQILFGIFKLGKYITLVPYSVVSGFMSGIGVIIIALQIGPLLGISTRGGVIESLATVINNFEPNGAAIGVAVMTLGIVFLTPRKISQWIPSPLLALLIVTPISIFFFGNTAIDRIGDIPKGIPSLSVPSFNQYLPIIFKAGLVLAVLGAIDSLLTSLVADNISQTRHNSDRELIGQGIGNAIAGLFSGLPGAGATMRTVINVKSGGTTPLSGMVHSIVLLIVLIGAGPLAEQIPTALLAGILIKVGLDIIDWGFLRRAHLLSLKTATVMYGVLLMTVFWDLIWAVLVGVFVANMLTIDSITQTQLEGMDADNPLNSQEEDLPSLPEEEQDLLSRCSGEVMLFRLKGPLSFGAAKGISERMMLVRNYKVLILDITDVPRLGVTATLAIEDMIQEAKVNSRKAYVAGATGKVKERLSKFGIDQIVTSRKEALQAALNEIKK; encoded by the coding sequence TTGAAATTAATTAACGGTTTTCACCTAAATAATATTAGAGGTGACATCCTTGGTGGCATCACAGCTGCTGTAGTTGCATTGCCATTAGCACTAGCCTTTGGCAACGCTGCTCTTGGGCCTGGTGGGGCAATATATGGGCTGTATGGTGCTGTTGTAGTAGGTTTTTTAGCTGCATTATTTGGGGGTACGCCAGCGCAAGTAAGTGGTCCTACAGGGCCAATGAGCGTAACAGTGGCTGGAGTAGTGGCAAGCCTTGCAGCAGTGGGCGTTCCAAGAGACCTATCTGCAGAACAAATTTTGCCCCTTGTAATGGCAGCAGTAGTTATTGGAGGTTTCTTTCAAATATTATTTGGAATTTTTAAACTTGGTAAATATATAACTCTTGTCCCTTACTCAGTTGTTTCAGGCTTTATGTCTGGAATAGGTGTAATTATTATTGCATTACAAATTGGACCTCTTCTGGGAATAAGCACTAGAGGAGGAGTAATTGAATCACTTGCAACTGTAATCAATAATTTTGAGCCGAATGGAGCTGCAATAGGAGTTGCAGTAATGACTCTGGGCATTGTTTTTCTTACTCCAAGAAAAATAAGTCAATGGATCCCTTCTCCTCTTTTGGCTTTATTAATAGTTACACCTATTTCAATTTTCTTTTTTGGCAATACAGCGATAGATCGAATTGGTGATATACCAAAAGGTATTCCTTCTTTAAGTGTCCCAAGCTTTAACCAATATTTACCAATTATTTTTAAAGCAGGTCTAGTACTTGCAGTACTTGGTGCGATTGACTCTCTTCTTACGTCTCTTGTAGCAGATAACATTTCACAAACACGTCACAATTCTGATAGAGAGCTGATTGGGCAAGGTATTGGGAATGCTATAGCTGGTCTTTTCTCAGGTTTACCCGGTGCAGGTGCAACCATGAGAACAGTAATTAATGTTAAGTCTGGAGGAACGACCCCCTTATCAGGGATGGTTCATTCAATAGTGCTTTTAATTGTTTTAATTGGTGCGGGGCCTCTGGCAGAACAAATCCCCACAGCGCTTCTCGCGGGAATTCTCATAAAAGTTGGTCTAGATATTATCGACTGGGGCTTCTTACGCAGAGCTCACCTTCTCTCTCTTAAAACTGCCACGGTAATGTATGGCGTTCTTCTGATGACAGTCTTTTGGGATTTGATTTGGGCAGTCTTAGTTGGTGTTTTCGTTGCCAATATGCTCACGATTGACTCAATCACTCAAACGCAATTGGAAGGCATGGATGCTGATAACCCTCTTAATTCTCAAGAAGAAGATCTACCATCCTTACCTGAAGAAGAGCAAGATTTATTATCTCGCTGTTCTGGTGAAGTAATGTTATTTAGGCTTAAAGGACCTTTAAGTTTTGGAGCTGCTAAAGGAATAAGCGAAAGAATGATGCTTGTAAGAAACTATAAAGTTCTAATTCTTGATATCACTGATGTACCTAGACTTGGGGTAACTGCTACTTTAGCTATTGAAGATATGATTCAAGAAGCAAAAGTAAATTCTAGGAAAGCTTATGTAGCAGGAGCTACTGGAAAAGTGAAAGAAAGGCTATCTAAGTTTGGCATAGATCAGATAGTTACCAGCAGGAAAGAAGCACTTCAAGCTGCATTAAATGAAATTAAAAAATAA
- a CDS encoding DnaJ C-terminal domain-containing protein, giving the protein MKVGGYRDYFHILGIDQNASSNEVKSAFRKLARKYHPDLNQGDSQAEAKFKEINEAYEVLSDPLKRKRYEQFGKYWNQSTFSNNARSGLDIDFGKYGNFDEFINDLLGRFGFASGVPSDDKFPQPIPRKPINLDAEVLLKISFLEAFQGSQRKFSVDQEVIQIKIPKGIANGAKLRVKGKGNFQPGMGRRGDLYINIEVEEHPVWKFQGNHQLFAELPLALDECLLGGTINVMTPDGETELTIPSNILPGQSLRLKGKGWPTTNTSRGDLTLVIKLKLPAKWTAKELEFLHQLQKLRVTNPRKDWMRLARL; this is encoded by the coding sequence ATGAAAGTTGGAGGTTATCGAGATTATTTTCATATTCTTGGCATCGATCAAAATGCTAGTAGCAATGAGGTTAAGAGTGCTTTTCGCAAACTTGCTAGAAAGTATCACCCAGATTTAAATCAAGGTGATTCGCAAGCTGAGGCAAAATTTAAAGAAATCAATGAAGCCTATGAAGTGCTTTCAGATCCTCTTAAGAGGAAGCGATATGAGCAGTTTGGTAAATATTGGAACCAATCTACTTTTAGCAATAATGCAAGATCTGGGCTTGATATCGATTTTGGAAAATATGGAAATTTCGATGAGTTTATCAATGACCTCTTAGGCAGATTTGGTTTTGCTAGTGGGGTTCCTAGTGATGATAAGTTTCCACAACCTATACCAAGAAAACCTATAAACTTAGATGCAGAAGTTTTACTAAAGATTTCTTTCTTAGAAGCTTTCCAAGGTTCACAACGAAAGTTTTCAGTAGACCAGGAGGTAATACAGATAAAGATTCCGAAGGGAATAGCGAATGGTGCAAAACTAAGAGTGAAAGGTAAAGGGAATTTTCAACCAGGCATGGGGAGACGGGGTGATCTCTATATAAATATTGAAGTTGAAGAACATCCAGTTTGGAAGTTTCAAGGTAATCATCAGCTTTTCGCCGAATTGCCTCTTGCTTTGGATGAATGTTTACTGGGTGGAACAATTAATGTAATGACCCCGGATGGTGAAACTGAATTAACTATCCCTTCAAACATTTTGCCAGGGCAAAGTTTGAGATTAAAAGGTAAAGGATGGCCTACTACCAATACTTCTCGGGGTGACCTAACCCTAGTCATTAAGTTGAAATTGCCTGCAAAATGGACAGCTAAGGAGCTTGAGTTCCTACATCAACTTCAGAAGCTAAGAGTTACTAATCCACGAAAGGATTGGATGAGATTGGCACGTTTATAG
- the hemB gene encoding porphobilinogen synthase — translation MDLTYRPRRLRRTSALRSLVRENILQSTDFIYPLFVHEGNDVEAIGAMPGANRWSLDALVGEVERAWDLGIRCIVLFPKVSEDLKTEDGSECFNANGLIPKAIRRLKKELPEMSIMTDVALDPYSSDGHDGIVSSDGVILNDETVDSLCKQAIVQAEAGADLIGPSDMMDGRVGAIREALDDEGFDQVGIISYTAKYSSAYYGPFREALDSAPKPMNSKPIPNDKSTYQMDPANAREAITEAQLDEQEGSDILMVKPGLAYLDIIYRLRQESELPIAAYNVSGEYSMVKAAAERSWIDEKAVVLETLLSFKRAGADLILTYHACDAARWLKD, via the coding sequence ATGGATTTAACGTATCGCCCTCGGCGCCTTCGCAGAACATCTGCTTTAAGAAGTTTGGTAAGAGAAAATATTCTCCAATCTACTGATTTTATATATCCATTATTTGTTCATGAAGGCAACGATGTGGAAGCAATAGGTGCCATGCCTGGAGCGAATAGATGGAGTTTAGATGCACTGGTTGGCGAAGTGGAAAGAGCATGGGACCTTGGGATTAGATGTATAGTGCTTTTCCCAAAAGTTTCCGAAGACCTTAAAACGGAAGATGGTTCAGAGTGTTTTAACGCGAATGGACTAATCCCAAAAGCTATTAGGCGTTTAAAGAAAGAATTACCTGAAATGTCAATAATGACTGATGTGGCCTTAGACCCATATTCCAGTGATGGACATGATGGAATCGTTAGTTCTGATGGAGTTATTTTAAATGATGAAACTGTTGATAGCCTTTGCAAGCAAGCAATTGTTCAAGCTGAAGCAGGTGCTGATTTAATTGGCCCCAGTGACATGATGGATGGACGGGTAGGTGCAATTCGAGAAGCTTTAGATGATGAAGGTTTTGATCAGGTTGGAATTATCAGTTATACAGCGAAATATTCTTCAGCTTATTACGGACCTTTTCGAGAAGCTCTTGATTCTGCTCCTAAACCTATGAATTCAAAGCCTATTCCAAACGATAAGAGTACTTACCAAATGGATCCAGCCAATGCAAGAGAAGCAATAACGGAAGCTCAACTTGATGAGCAAGAAGGATCAGACATCTTAATGGTAAAACCTGGCTTGGCTTATTTAGATATCATTTATCGATTGCGTCAGGAATCTGAACTGCCCATTGCTGCTTACAACGTAAGCGGAGAGTATTCCATGGTTAAGGCAGCAGCAGAAAGATCCTGGATAGACGAAAAAGCTGTAGTTCTAGAAACGTTATTGAGTTTCAAAAGAGCTGGAGCTGATTTAATACTCACGTATCATGCATGTGATGCTGCTAGATGGTTGAAGGACTAA
- a CDS encoding VOC family protein has protein sequence MKITTNVRRLGHIALRVKDVERAKAFYINLGMNLVWDDPDWCYLEAGLGKDGLALLGPGYKAAGPHFAFHFTDKEEVKSLHGELQRAGVFVGSLHDHRDGTSSFYLKDSEGNWLEMLYLPPSGIPSNQ, from the coding sequence ATGAAGATCACTACAAATGTTCGAAGATTAGGCCACATAGCTCTAAGAGTTAAAGATGTGGAACGTGCAAAAGCTTTTTATATAAATCTTGGGATGAACTTAGTCTGGGATGATCCTGACTGGTGTTATTTAGAAGCAGGTTTAGGGAAGGATGGATTAGCCTTGCTTGGTCCAGGCTATAAAGCTGCAGGCCCACATTTTGCATTTCACTTTACTGATAAAGAAGAAGTTAAATCTTTGCATGGAGAATTGCAGCGTGCAGGAGTTTTTGTTGGCTCTTTGCATGACCATCGAGATGGAACCTCCTCTTTTTACTTGAAAGATTCAGAGGGAAATTGGTTGGAAATGCTCTATTTGCCACCAAGTGGTATCCCATCTAACCAGTAA
- a CDS encoding endonuclease MutS2 — protein sequence MSQLPNNLGPDASHQAFQETLDLLDWHILCSHLSTFAHTSQGKRKCNSFVIPTDIDTTQRRLSETLEILLLDETLEGGLSFLGVHDLDEIISHCFKGGVATGEELLKIAETLRAGRRIRRMIEDVAVRPVTSSLVANLTTLPELEKILVFGIEEGGRIADRASENLYKLRSSLNDLRNERRERLQALIRKNNAIIQDTIISERYGRPVISLKTGTADQIPGVVHDSSASGNTIFLEPQIVIQLGNKILEVQNKILSEEKRLLAIWSKLIKENYHSIFNLCRILLDLEFALARARYGAWLDGVLPSVENDKQSPFFIKEFRHPLLVWQQKKNSKSNVVPVSFEVCSSLRVVTITGPNTGGKTIALKSFGLLVLMARSGMLLPCIGNPCLPWCDQVLADIGDEQSLQQNLSTFSGHIVRIARILDAIDSSSGPTVVLLDEIGAGTDPTEGSALAIALLRTLADRARITIATTHLGELKALKYNDSRFENASVAFDSSTIRPTYNLQWGIPGRSNALAIAIRLGLDPEITALAKNLIAPKGSSDVNHVISGLEDQRKSQQKAAEDAAALLARTELLYEEILSKWEQQREHSRKWKEDGRKLLEISIRQGQKEVRDLIRRLREEGASGDIARKTGQRLKQIELESHERLPTKTSKLQEWIPKIGDRVRLIALAKAGEVIAISEDGMHLTVLCGIFRSTVDLIAVETLDGRKPTQPKTSVEVNVDTSIMNSSLIKTKRNTVDVRGLRVHEAESVVEDVIRNSTGKIWVIHGIGTGKLKKGLREWLSLLPYVKDVEDADPAHGGAACSVVSLR from the coding sequence ATGAGTCAATTGCCTAACAATTTAGGACCAGATGCCTCTCATCAAGCGTTTCAAGAAACATTGGATTTATTAGATTGGCATATACTGTGTAGTCATCTTTCGACATTTGCGCATACCTCTCAGGGGAAAAGGAAGTGCAATAGCTTTGTCATCCCAACAGATATTGATACAACTCAAAGGAGGTTATCTGAAACATTAGAAATACTTCTTTTGGATGAAACTTTGGAAGGTGGGTTAAGTTTTCTAGGTGTGCATGATTTAGATGAAATTATTTCTCATTGCTTCAAAGGAGGTGTAGCTACTGGTGAAGAACTCTTAAAGATAGCCGAGACCCTCAGAGCGGGGCGACGTATTAGACGAATGATCGAAGATGTAGCAGTTCGTCCAGTCACGAGTTCTCTAGTAGCTAATCTCACTACACTTCCTGAACTTGAAAAAATACTTGTGTTTGGAATAGAAGAAGGAGGTCGTATTGCAGATCGTGCTAGTGAAAACTTATATAAGCTTCGCTCTAGCTTGAATGATCTACGGAATGAACGAAGGGAGCGTCTGCAAGCACTTATAAGGAAAAATAATGCAATTATTCAAGACACAATTATTTCTGAAAGATATGGCCGACCTGTGATTTCTTTGAAAACTGGGACTGCAGATCAGATACCTGGTGTTGTTCATGATAGTTCTGCTTCTGGAAATACTATTTTCTTAGAGCCACAAATAGTGATTCAATTAGGCAATAAAATTTTGGAAGTCCAAAATAAAATTCTCTCTGAAGAAAAACGTCTCCTTGCAATTTGGAGTAAATTAATTAAGGAAAATTACCACTCAATATTTAACCTTTGTAGAATTCTTTTAGATCTTGAATTTGCTCTCGCTCGAGCTAGGTATGGTGCTTGGTTAGATGGTGTTCTTCCTTCAGTTGAGAATGATAAGCAGTCTCCATTTTTTATTAAAGAATTTCGACACCCTTTGTTGGTATGGCAACAAAAAAAGAACTCTAAAAGTAATGTTGTCCCTGTCAGCTTTGAAGTTTGCTCGAGCTTAAGAGTGGTAACTATCACAGGACCAAATACAGGTGGTAAAACAATTGCTTTAAAAAGCTTTGGCTTATTAGTCCTAATGGCGAGGTCAGGCATGTTGCTTCCATGTATTGGCAACCCTTGTTTGCCATGGTGCGATCAAGTGTTAGCTGATATTGGAGACGAACAATCTCTTCAACAAAATCTTTCGACATTTAGCGGACACATTGTTCGAATAGCTCGCATCCTTGATGCAATTGATTCTTCTTCAGGCCCAACAGTTGTTTTATTAGATGAGATTGGGGCAGGAACAGATCCAACTGAAGGAAGTGCCTTAGCCATTGCTTTATTGCGAACCTTGGCTGATCGAGCCAGGATCACAATTGCAACCACCCACTTAGGTGAATTAAAGGCACTGAAATATAATGATTCAAGGTTTGAGAATGCATCAGTTGCTTTTGATAGTTCAACTATAAGACCTACTTATAATTTGCAATGGGGAATTCCGGGTAGGAGTAATGCCCTTGCAATTGCCATTCGCCTAGGACTTGATCCTGAAATTACTGCATTAGCAAAGAACTTAATTGCCCCTAAAGGATCTAGTGATGTCAATCATGTAATTAGTGGTTTGGAAGATCAGAGAAAGAGTCAACAGAAAGCAGCAGAAGATGCAGCAGCTCTTTTGGCTAGGACAGAGCTTTTATATGAAGAGATATTGTCTAAATGGGAGCAACAACGTGAACATTCGAGGAAATGGAAAGAGGATGGGAGGAAACTGTTGGAGATATCTATTCGTCAGGGCCAAAAGGAAGTGCGTGATTTAATCCGTCGCTTACGCGAAGAAGGAGCAAGTGGAGATATAGCAAGGAAAACTGGGCAACGCTTAAAGCAAATTGAGCTGGAATCTCACGAAAGACTTCCAACGAAAACATCTAAATTGCAAGAATGGATACCTAAAATTGGCGATAGAGTAAGGTTGATTGCTCTTGCGAAAGCTGGTGAAGTGATAGCTATTTCAGAAGATGGCATGCATTTAACGGTTCTATGTGGCATTTTTAGAAGTACTGTCGACTTAATTGCGGTTGAAACTCTTGACGGACGCAAGCCGACCCAACCTAAGACTTCGGTAGAAGTTAATGTTGATACGTCTATCATGAATAGTTCACTAATTAAAACTAAGCGGAATACAGTTGATGTTAGAGGGTTAAGGGTGCATGAGGCTGAAAGTGTAGTAGAAGATGTGATTCGCAATTCTACAGGAAAGATATGGGTGATTCATGGTATTGGAACTGGTAAATTGAAAAAAGGCTTACGAGAGTGGCTATCGCTACTTCCTTATGTTAAGGATGTAGAAGATGCTGATCCTGCTCATGGTGGAGCTGCTTGTAGTGTTGTTTCTTTGCGATAA
- the cgtA gene encoding Obg family GTPase CgtA, producing the protein MQFIDQACISVKAGRGGDGIVAFRREKYVPAGGPSGGDGGKGGEVLLQADSNLQTLLDFKFQKFINAQDGRRGGPNKCTGASGKDLVLKVPCGTQVKDQVTGIVLGDLTTHGEVLIVAFGGRGGLGNAHFLSNSNRAPEKCTEGKEGEEWLLHLELKLLAEVGIIGLPNAGKSTLMSVISSARPKIADYPFTTLIPNLGVVRKPSGDGTVFADIPGLIAGAAAGVGLGHEFLRHIERTKLLVHLVDASSANPLEDIAIIEKELLEYGHGLMDRPRLLVFNKKELLTTDKKQRLYKEIVTSSNQDLFFISAAMCEGLEELLKVVWSKLDI; encoded by the coding sequence ATGCAGTTCATCGATCAAGCATGTATTTCGGTCAAAGCAGGACGAGGAGGTGATGGGATTGTTGCTTTTCGAAGAGAAAAATATGTTCCTGCAGGTGGCCCTTCTGGTGGGGATGGAGGGAAAGGTGGCGAAGTTTTGCTTCAAGCTGATAGCAATTTGCAGACGCTGTTAGATTTCAAGTTTCAGAAGTTTATAAATGCTCAGGATGGACGAAGAGGCGGCCCTAATAAATGTACAGGTGCATCTGGGAAAGACCTGGTTCTTAAAGTTCCTTGTGGAACTCAAGTTAAAGACCAAGTAACAGGAATAGTTCTGGGTGATCTAACTACACACGGAGAAGTCCTTATAGTTGCATTTGGAGGTCGAGGTGGCTTAGGTAATGCGCATTTTTTGAGCAATAGTAATCGAGCCCCCGAAAAGTGTACTGAAGGTAAAGAAGGAGAAGAGTGGTTATTACATTTGGAATTAAAGCTGTTAGCAGAAGTTGGGATTATTGGCTTGCCAAATGCAGGGAAAAGCACATTGATGTCTGTTATTTCCTCAGCCAGACCAAAAATAGCTGATTACCCTTTTACTACTTTGATTCCAAACCTTGGAGTTGTTCGTAAGCCAAGTGGAGATGGAACGGTTTTTGCTGATATTCCTGGTCTGATTGCAGGTGCGGCGGCAGGTGTAGGACTTGGCCATGAATTTTTGAGACATATAGAGAGGACAAAGCTCCTTGTTCATCTCGTCGATGCTTCTTCGGCAAACCCTTTGGAAGATATAGCGATTATTGAAAAAGAGCTTCTTGAATATGGTCATGGATTAATGGACAGACCAAGACTTCTTGTCTTTAACAAGAAAGAACTTTTGACTACAGACAAAAAGCAGCGTCTATATAAAGAAATAGTCACTTCTTCTAATCAAGATTTATTTTTTATTTCTGCAGCAATGTGTGAAGGGTTAGAGGAGTTGTTAAAAGTAGTCTGGTCTAAGTTAGATATTTAA
- a CDS encoding Calvin cycle protein CP12 codes for MNSIDEHIQKDQNEILSAKAEGNTPKVRHLEDELHSLEEYKEHHPEDKHDPNALELFCDANPDEPECLVYDD; via the coding sequence ATGAACTCCATCGACGAACACATTCAAAAGGATCAAAATGAGATCCTTTCAGCCAAAGCCGAAGGGAACACTCCCAAAGTAAGGCACTTAGAGGATGAACTTCACTCTCTTGAGGAATATAAGGAACATCATCCTGAAGACAAGCATGACCCGAATGCCTTGGAATTATTTTGCGATGCCAACCCCGACGAACCTGAATGTCTTGTCTATGACGATTAA
- a CDS encoding DUF2301 domain-containing membrane protein: MNKPNLNIIGSLETVNEPVLQGIYGSYTITLKDQIEVQRYRISVLVLGLSFCLGLLHWFTIGPESAWLWLIPMSISLGLALKWIHIYIVFLHQSLKILWGIGCMGFLLLLFYSSPQNLLEGIASTPKLELIIGPFFAALTGLGFKEFFCFRRPEAIGLTLFLPLSLLGHLFGFFSLLSIASLLGLSAVLLLIMGWRKFGLESSLDVGDKSVFEYLQNQKEKNVSSI; the protein is encoded by the coding sequence ATGAATAAGCCAAACCTAAATATCATAGGTAGTCTTGAGACAGTTAACGAACCTGTATTGCAAGGTATATATGGTAGTTACACGATTACATTAAAAGATCAAATCGAGGTCCAAAGATATCGAATATCAGTTCTAGTTTTAGGCTTATCCTTTTGCCTAGGTCTTTTGCACTGGTTCACCATAGGACCCGAGAGTGCTTGGCTATGGCTTATACCGATGAGTATTTCATTAGGCCTAGCACTGAAATGGATTCATATATATATAGTCTTTCTGCATCAAAGTCTAAAAATTTTATGGGGGATAGGTTGTATGGGTTTCTTATTACTACTTTTTTATTCAAGTCCTCAAAACTTGCTTGAGGGTATTGCCTCCACGCCAAAGCTAGAACTCATCATTGGTCCATTCTTTGCAGCTTTAACAGGTTTAGGCTTCAAAGAATTTTTTTGTTTTCGCAGGCCAGAGGCAATAGGTTTAACTTTATTTCTCCCGCTAAGCCTGCTAGGACATTTATTTGGATTCTTCAGTCTATTATCGATTGCAAGCTTACTTGGACTTAGCGCAGTCCTTTTATTAATTATGGGTTGGCGCAAATTTGGTCTTGAATCCTCTCTGGATGTAGGGGATAAAAGTGTTTTTGAATATCTGCAAAATCAAAAAGAAAAGAACGTTTCTAGTATCTAG
- a CDS encoding glutathione S-transferase C-terminal domain-containing protein produces MSIPPTIVAFTRDTWKWEWIQLMKGLAPADKEGNYKRVPSQKNNAHIQHPETLVNRSKNELPFLIIGRSCPWAHRTWLVYILRGLQNNIDLKLATPDPQGGRWLIEPNFMGCKTLLELYKLCRTPPSHRATVPTIIDPKPKGKNNPELLGNESAQLIKMLNDWPVKSNAINLFPKGIQDEIKQCSELMQSSINDGVYRCGFARTQKAYEDASSELFHSLSLIEKKLSKQGPWICGDTLTLADIMLFPTLIRWESVYAPLFKCSAKPLWAFPKIWEWRKTFFSIPGVKNTCDANVWRRDYFGALFPLNPSNIIPNGPNIENIVNSLAPYTR; encoded by the coding sequence ATGTCAATTCCACCAACAATTGTTGCCTTTACTCGAGATACATGGAAATGGGAATGGATTCAGCTCATGAAAGGCCTTGCACCCGCTGACAAAGAAGGCAATTACAAAAGAGTGCCTAGTCAAAAAAACAATGCGCATATTCAACATCCAGAAACACTAGTAAATCGATCAAAAAATGAACTTCCTTTTCTAATTATTGGTAGAAGCTGCCCGTGGGCACATCGAACCTGGCTTGTTTATATCTTAAGAGGTCTTCAAAATAATATTGATTTGAAATTAGCAACACCTGATCCCCAAGGAGGAAGGTGGTTAATTGAACCAAACTTTATGGGATGCAAGACTCTCTTAGAGCTATACAAACTCTGCAGAACGCCCCCAAGTCATCGAGCAACTGTTCCTACAATTATTGATCCAAAACCTAAAGGGAAAAACAATCCAGAACTTTTAGGTAATGAAAGTGCTCAACTAATTAAAATGCTCAATGATTGGCCAGTAAAGTCAAATGCTATTAATCTCTTCCCAAAGGGAATTCAAGATGAAATAAAGCAATGCTCCGAACTGATGCAATCATCTATTAATGATGGGGTTTATCGATGTGGTTTTGCTCGTACTCAAAAAGCTTATGAAGATGCCAGCTCTGAATTATTTCATTCTCTAAGTTTGATAGAAAAGAAATTATCCAAACAAGGGCCTTGGATTTGTGGTGATACTTTAACCCTAGCCGACATTATGCTTTTCCCAACTTTAATCCGATGGGAATCAGTATATGCCCCCTTATTTAAATGTAGTGCAAAACCTTTATGGGCATTCCCGAAAATTTGGGAATGGCGTAAAACATTTTTTAGTATTCCTGGAGTTAAAAATACTTGCGACGCTAACGTATGGCGAAGAGACTATTTTGGAGCACTTTTTCCATTAAATCCAAGCAACATTATTCCAAATGGTCCAAATATAGAGAATATAGTGAATAGTCTGGCACCATATACACGATGA